The following proteins are encoded in a genomic region of Desulfurobacteriaceae bacterium:
- the gmhA gene encoding D-sedoheptulose 7-phosphate isomerase, with the protein MNELIYYTFLESADTKRAFIEENREKIYKVFLEIAKRIKEGNKILLCGNGGSAADCQHIAAELVGRFGMERKALPAVALTTDTSILTAVGNDYSFDTIFERQVEALGTKGDVLIGISTSGNSKNVINAVKKAKELGLLTVGFSGKDGGELLKIADHCFVVKSFSTPRIQEVHITLGHVLCDFIEKYIFSYENYFPSS; encoded by the coding sequence ATGAATGAGCTAATATACTATACGTTCTTAGAGAGTGCAGACACCAAAAGGGCTTTTATAGAAGAAAACAGAGAAAAAATCTATAAAGTTTTTTTAGAAATAGCCAAAAGGATAAAAGAAGGAAATAAAATTCTCCTTTGTGGAAATGGTGGTTCAGCCGCTGATTGCCAACACATAGCTGCAGAACTTGTTGGAAGATTTGGTATGGAAAGAAAAGCTCTTCCTGCGGTAGCTCTTACTACCGATACTTCAATCCTTACAGCAGTTGGAAACGATTACTCCTTTGACACAATATTTGAAAGACAAGTGGAAGCATTAGGAACTAAAGGAGATGTTCTCATAGGAATAAGTACCAGCGGGAATTCAAAAAATGTCATTAATGCAGTTAAGAAAGCTAAGGAATTAGGCCTCTTAACTGTTGGTTTCTCCGGAAAAGACGGGGGAGAGTTATTAAAGATCGCTGATCATTGCTTTGTAGTTAAGAGTTTTTCAACACCTAGGATTCAAGAGGTTCATATAACTCTTGGTCACGTTCTCTGTGATTTCATAGAGAAGTACATTTTCTCCTACGAAAACTATTTCCCCTCCTCATAG